One Cellulomonas sp. Y8 DNA segment encodes these proteins:
- a CDS encoding glycoside hydrolase domain-containing protein, with protein MFEHVDPFIGTEATSLPPQSGLAATWWWPKPQVGNTHPGATYPLGMVSACAYSGAYPTGYGRYDLSTEGLPPALHASQRASGFTHFQQSGTGAIRKYYNYVRVTPMLQPLDDLGQLWEVSDERAEPGYYAATLDSGIRCEITVGPKSAVHRYTFPAHRDARLVIDLSLGGLDIPYGRTVPLRAHLESVEPGVAQGEITVEGAPLAVHVECDTPQWRQLLWYDRRLMPGGTRLDFDRIRPTTLRPFGLMWAGPTEPGQVVELRFGFSLRGVEQARANLVRECGPGPSSFAERRARTAHEWRRQLGKVQVDTPDPAKQTVLSTALYHSLIKPCLAPDESPFWPTDTPFAYDIATMWDIYRTQLPLLTALVPDKAVELATAILHIAEEEGNFPIGYRMARGADRFSRQGSALAHTFLADLCALGLPFDWDWALVHLHNDLRRTYGEEFLLHGRTHPISHTLDLAFGYFCTSVIARQVGDRTLLDQFAPLAGRWRNAFDPATGLLRDSTFYEGGRWNYSFRLLHDMAARIDLAGGDDAFVALLDRFFGYGADPVKQPGLAPSEDEMLAGYALHRFEGLNNEPDMEAPWAYQYAGRPDRTAEVVHAVTQQQFGTGRGGMPGNDDSGGLSSWYVWATLGLFPVAGQNLFLVNAPAWREARIDVGGKPFTIETSGFVEPEPDRPAQYVQRVRLDGVELDRTWLTGTELHAGGRLQVDLGREPGPWTASGRPPSLSTGA; from the coding sequence GTGTTCGAGCACGTCGACCCGTTCATCGGCACCGAGGCCACGTCGCTCCCCCCGCAGTCCGGCCTCGCCGCCACCTGGTGGTGGCCGAAGCCGCAGGTGGGCAACACGCACCCCGGCGCGACGTACCCGCTCGGCATGGTCAGCGCGTGCGCGTACTCGGGCGCCTACCCCACGGGGTACGGCCGGTACGACCTGTCGACCGAGGGGCTCCCGCCGGCCCTGCACGCGAGCCAGCGGGCCTCCGGCTTCACGCACTTCCAGCAGTCCGGCACCGGCGCGATCCGCAAGTACTACAACTACGTCCGCGTCACGCCGATGCTGCAGCCGCTCGACGACCTCGGGCAGCTCTGGGAGGTGTCCGACGAGCGCGCCGAGCCGGGCTACTACGCCGCGACCCTCGACTCCGGCATCCGGTGCGAGATCACCGTCGGCCCGAAGTCCGCGGTGCACCGGTACACGTTCCCCGCGCACCGCGACGCCCGGCTGGTCATCGACCTCAGCCTCGGCGGCCTCGACATCCCGTACGGCCGGACCGTGCCGCTGCGGGCGCACCTGGAGTCGGTCGAGCCGGGCGTCGCGCAGGGCGAGATCACCGTCGAGGGCGCGCCGCTCGCGGTGCACGTGGAGTGCGACACCCCGCAGTGGCGGCAGCTGCTCTGGTACGACCGCCGCCTGATGCCGGGCGGTACCCGGCTCGACTTCGACCGGATCCGCCCGACGACGCTGCGGCCGTTCGGCCTCATGTGGGCGGGACCGACCGAGCCGGGCCAGGTCGTCGAGCTGCGGTTCGGCTTCTCGCTGCGCGGCGTCGAGCAGGCGCGCGCCAACCTCGTGCGCGAGTGCGGACCGGGGCCGTCGTCGTTCGCGGAGCGCCGCGCCCGCACGGCGCACGAGTGGCGCCGGCAGCTCGGCAAGGTGCAGGTCGACACCCCGGACCCGGCCAAGCAGACCGTCCTGTCGACGGCGCTGTACCACTCGCTGATCAAGCCCTGCCTGGCGCCGGACGAGAGCCCGTTCTGGCCGACGGACACCCCGTTCGCCTACGACATCGCGACGATGTGGGACATCTACCGCACGCAGCTCCCGCTGCTCACGGCGCTGGTCCCGGACAAGGCCGTCGAGCTCGCGACCGCGATCCTGCACATCGCCGAGGAGGAGGGGAACTTCCCCATCGGCTACCGCATGGCGCGCGGCGCGGACCGGTTCTCCCGGCAGGGCAGCGCGCTCGCGCACACGTTCCTGGCCGACCTGTGCGCGCTGGGCCTGCCGTTCGACTGGGACTGGGCGCTCGTGCACCTGCACAACGACCTGCGCCGGACGTACGGCGAGGAGTTCCTGCTGCACGGCCGCACGCACCCGATCAGCCACACGCTGGACCTCGCGTTCGGCTACTTCTGCACCTCGGTCATCGCCCGGCAGGTCGGCGACCGGACGCTCCTCGACCAGTTCGCCCCGCTCGCCGGCCGGTGGCGGAACGCGTTCGACCCGGCGACCGGGCTGCTCCGCGACTCGACGTTCTACGAGGGCGGCCGGTGGAACTACTCGTTCCGGCTGCTGCACGACATGGCGGCGCGGATCGACCTGGCCGGCGGCGACGACGCGTTCGTGGCGCTGCTGGACCGGTTCTTCGGCTACGGCGCCGACCCCGTGAAGCAGCCCGGCCTCGCGCCGTCCGAGGACGAGATGCTCGCCGGCTACGCGCTGCACCGGTTCGAGGGCCTGAACAACGAGCCGGACATGGAGGCCCCCTGGGCGTACCAGTACGCCGGGCGCCCCGACCGCACCGCCGAGGTGGTGCACGCCGTCACGCAGCAGCAGTTCGGCACCGGCCGGGGCGGCATGCCCGGCAACGACGACTCCGGCGGGCTCTCGTCCTGGTACGTCTGGGCGACTCTCGGGCTGTTCCCGGTCGCCGGCCAGAACCTGTTCCTGGTCAACGCGCCCGCGTGGCGCGAGGCCCGGATCGACGTCGGCGGCAAGCCGTTCACGATCGAGACCAGCGGGTTCGTGGAACCCGAGCCCGACCGCCCGGCCCAGTACGTGCAGCGGGTGCGGCTCGACGGGGTCGAGCTCGACCGCACCTGGCTGACCGGGACCGAGCTGCACGCCGGCGGGCGGCTCCAGGTCGACCTCGGCCGGGAACCGGGGCCGTGGACCGCCTCCGGGCGGCCCCCGTCCCTCAGCACGGGCGCCTGA